A section of the Spirosoma pollinicola genome encodes:
- a CDS encoding sensor histidine kinase, whose translation MDAPHVTTPMTELVAYLFARREAILHNWRMTCEQDPALAKVSILSREEFNDLLPIILDILEQRLLNQQPEADLRVTAISHGLHRWQKSLALPETIRELNYLTQILMGELQSYLELFPQLDTKALLQVQQQIVQVMSETTYGSVEKYDELQRLEAANRVAALQQAVDQMDELSRQRGDILRTSSHDLRGSFGIINSAAYLLKAEGLSDKEREQYLDMLNRNLTSVQSMLDSLIELARLEAGEEIVRMESLDASALLNEIVASAQQIAAQQNLTLQATGPDALLVETDRVKLQRIVQNLMLNALTYTESGFISVSWSQQGDMRWVVSIQDSGPGLPNALSKLLAKQLKPILDANASTGMDQTEPPIPVPQNTQEVPPGPVLIKQAGQSGQREGVGLQIVKRLCDLLSAELEIESQPGRGTLFRIRFPT comes from the coding sequence ATGGATGCTCCCCACGTAACTACTCCGATGACTGAACTGGTTGCTTATTTATTTGCAAGACGGGAAGCAATTCTGCACAACTGGCGTATGACATGTGAACAGGACCCCGCACTGGCCAAAGTTTCTATCCTGAGTCGCGAAGAGTTTAACGACCTGTTGCCGATCATTCTGGATATTCTGGAACAGCGCCTGTTAAATCAACAACCGGAGGCTGATCTGAGGGTAACAGCCATATCACATGGCTTGCACCGCTGGCAGAAGTCACTCGCTTTGCCCGAAACGATACGGGAGTTGAACTACCTGACACAAATACTGATGGGGGAGCTTCAGAGCTATCTTGAGTTATTTCCGCAGCTGGATACCAAAGCACTTCTGCAGGTGCAGCAGCAGATCGTTCAGGTTATGAGTGAAACAACCTACGGCAGTGTAGAAAAATACGATGAACTACAACGGCTGGAGGCTGCTAATCGGGTGGCTGCGTTGCAGCAGGCCGTCGATCAAATGGATGAACTGTCTCGTCAGCGGGGTGATATATTACGGACATCTTCGCACGATTTGCGGGGCAGCTTCGGTATTATCAACAGTGCCGCTTATCTGCTCAAGGCAGAAGGGCTTAGCGACAAAGAACGTGAACAGTATCTTGACATGCTAAATCGAAACCTGACGAGCGTGCAGTCAATGCTGGATAGTCTGATAGAATTGGCACGACTGGAGGCTGGTGAGGAAATTGTCCGAATGGAGTCACTTGATGCCAGTGCGTTGCTAAATGAAATTGTTGCCAGTGCTCAGCAAATAGCAGCTCAGCAGAACCTTACCCTTCAGGCAACTGGCCCCGATGCGCTGCTCGTTGAAACCGATAGAGTTAAGCTTCAGCGGATTGTACAAAATCTAATGCTCAACGCACTGACGTATACAGAAAGTGGCTTTATATCGGTGTCCTGGTCACAGCAGGGCGATATGCGTTGGGTTGTGAGTATTCAGGATTCAGGCCCAGGTTTGCCTAACGCGCTAAGCAAGCTTTTAGCCAAGCAGCTTAAACCTATTCTGGATGCTAACGCGTCAACAGGAATGGATCAGACAGAACCCCCCATTCCTGTTCCTCAAAACACACAGGAGGTACCACCAGGTCCGGTCTTAATAAAACAGGCGGGGCAGTCTGGTCAGAGGGAGGGCGTTGGTTTGCAGATCGTCAAGCGGCTGTGTGACCTATTGAGTGCTGAACTGGAAATTGAGAGCCAGCCTGGCCGGGGTACACTCTTCCGCATTCGGTTTCCTACTTGA
- a CDS encoding ferritin-like domain-containing protein, which produces MENVNKFTQVTSSVAHAQRRSFLRTVGAAAVTGGLLTACSTADMQVSPNGGRAAGDVITLPGGDLGILNYAFVLEQIESRFYELVLANPYENMTAMEMQLFQDLRNHEVTHRAFYRAALGSAGIPDLTLDFSDINFRQRTNVMEAARMFAEIGTAAYNGGGKYLTDPENLAVAGKIVSVEARHVSIIREMEYMNQTAFSGDNIVIEGLFIKLEPMEVLPKAQKYVRETIDAHNLPTAVA; this is translated from the coding sequence ATGGAAAACGTTAACAAATTTACGCAGGTAACCTCCTCTGTGGCGCATGCTCAACGGCGGTCATTTTTGCGAACGGTTGGAGCCGCAGCCGTTACCGGTGGTCTACTCACCGCTTGTTCTACCGCCGATATGCAGGTCAGCCCAAATGGTGGCCGGGCCGCTGGCGATGTGATTACGCTTCCCGGTGGGGATTTGGGCATTCTGAACTATGCTTTTGTGCTGGAGCAGATCGAGTCTCGATTTTATGAGTTAGTGCTTGCCAATCCCTACGAAAACATGACTGCGATGGAGATGCAGCTGTTTCAGGATCTGCGCAACCATGAGGTGACGCACCGGGCTTTCTACCGGGCAGCTTTGGGCAGCGCTGGCATCCCGGATTTAACACTTGATTTTAGCGACATCAACTTCCGCCAGCGTACCAATGTAATGGAAGCTGCACGCATGTTTGCCGAAATTGGTACAGCGGCTTATAATGGCGGAGGGAAGTATTTAACCGATCCCGAGAACCTGGCGGTAGCCGGTAAAATAGTATCGGTCGAAGCGCGACACGTCTCGATCATTCGCGAAATGGAGTATATGAACCAGACTGCGTTTTCGGGCGATAACATCGTGATAGAGGGCTTGTTTATCAAGCTTGAGCCAATGGAAGTGCTGCCCAAAGCGCAAAAATACGTCCGTGAAACAATTGATGCCCATAACCTGCCGACAGCTGTCGCCTAA
- a CDS encoding efflux RND transporter periplasmic adaptor subunit, with amino-acid sequence MKKTTIIVIAGILAVVSLIGFRLASNKKEIDRKNQMPTNTNAAIPVTAATVAEANVAQQLIKTGNLIPFKEADIMATVPGKVTRVNFDLGSTVRQGSTLIQVDSKLKELSLEATQLNIDKLKKDVTRYNTLLAGNATTEIQVNDTKYNYENALNQADQIRKQIQDADVKSPISGRIVKKNIEAGEYVNAGTVLGTILDISRLKVQVLVNEKDVYALRESQPVRVTADVFPDRIFNGTISYIAPQGNEEHNYPVEITLSNGGLLKAGTFVNVDFSKKSNQQALQIPRSALVASIKNPYVYVIEGGKVRQRPIGVGRDFGDTIEVTSGLTAGEQVVTTGQINLSDGSPVQVTK; translated from the coding sequence ATGAAAAAGACAACGATTATTGTGATAGCAGGCATCCTGGCCGTTGTATCACTGATCGGCTTTCGACTGGCTTCCAACAAGAAAGAAATTGACAGGAAGAACCAGATGCCAACGAATACCAATGCCGCCATTCCGGTGACGGCCGCTACGGTTGCAGAAGCCAATGTAGCGCAACAGCTTATCAAAACCGGCAACCTTATTCCGTTCAAAGAAGCCGATATTATGGCAACGGTTCCGGGTAAAGTGACGCGGGTGAATTTCGACCTTGGCTCAACCGTTCGGCAGGGTTCGACACTTATTCAGGTCGACAGCAAGCTGAAAGAGCTGTCGCTTGAGGCCACTCAGTTGAACATCGACAAGCTGAAGAAAGATGTGACCCGGTATAACACGCTCCTGGCGGGCAATGCCACCACCGAAATTCAGGTAAACGATACCAAATATAATTACGAAAACGCACTGAATCAGGCCGACCAGATTCGCAAGCAGATTCAGGACGCCGATGTAAAGTCTCCTATCAGCGGGCGGATTGTCAAGAAAAATATCGAAGCCGGTGAATACGTAAACGCCGGAACAGTGCTGGGTACGATTCTGGATATTTCGCGCCTGAAAGTACAGGTGCTGGTCAACGAAAAAGACGTGTATGCCCTGCGGGAAAGCCAGCCGGTGCGCGTTACGGCCGATGTATTCCCCGACCGAATCTTTAACGGAACGATTTCATACATCGCTCCCCAGGGCAATGAGGAACACAATTATCCGGTGGAGATCACGCTCAGCAACGGTGGCCTGCTCAAAGCCGGTACGTTCGTTAACGTCGATTTTTCCAAAAAATCCAATCAGCAGGCGCTACAGATCCCCCGTTCGGCACTGGTGGCCAGCATCAAAAATCCATACGTGTATGTGATTGAAGGCGGCAAAGTTCGTCAGCGCCCCATTGGTGTGGGCCGCGATTTTGGCGATACCATCGAAGTAACCAGCGGCCTCACAGCAGGCGAACAGGTTGTTACAACCGGGCAGATCAATCTTAGCGACGGCTCACCCGTGCAGGTAACGAAATAA
- a CDS encoding acyltransferase family protein: MKTDTLPPIQPQATGRFKPNYSFVNWIRFVAMVSIVYEHCMDLQVPGDTSHSTNANGHYVTNVSQALAMPWIVQPMKFGTLCFFIISGYLLGKHLLLQSSPWTYYKRRLQVVGIPFIIALGLFMSKHLGVFGLLIGRYDISMLTPEFLKLKISVILFNSAYWFVFNFLIVLGLFLVFWRHSYKPIFGWITGAIAVFYGINIYFGWVEQRHNLVIAPYLFYLWLGVWLSRRQDVLDYLQRLPNRWLIGAVLLSLGLAISESRYLWSPDTISPFNSLRLSNQLFSVLVFVLLLRNDFSNRLTWINPRTESFGIYLYHLYFVQIANAIFISLNILTYSVNLSGLQLAAVTLIRFFVIYSSTLLFVKLINKTRFKWLFGN; the protein is encoded by the coding sequence TTGAAGACAGATACCCTACCACCAATCCAACCACAAGCCACCGGCAGATTCAAACCTAATTATTCTTTTGTCAATTGGATACGATTTGTTGCAATGGTCTCTATCGTTTATGAGCATTGCATGGATCTTCAAGTACCAGGTGACACCTCACACAGCACAAACGCCAATGGTCATTACGTGACAAACGTCAGTCAGGCATTAGCGATGCCCTGGATAGTACAACCAATGAAATTTGGTACTCTTTGTTTCTTTATTATTTCTGGTTACTTGTTAGGCAAGCATCTATTGCTTCAGAGTTCACCCTGGACATATTATAAACGTAGGCTTCAAGTGGTCGGCATCCCCTTTATTATCGCATTGGGGTTATTTATGTCAAAACACCTAGGTGTGTTTGGTCTGTTAATTGGTAGATATGATATATCGATGTTAACGCCAGAATTTTTGAAATTAAAAATATCGGTAATCCTGTTCAACTCAGCCTACTGGTTTGTATTTAATTTTCTAATTGTGCTGGGTTTGTTTCTGGTATTTTGGCGCCACTCATATAAGCCAATCTTCGGCTGGATCACGGGAGCTATTGCCGTATTTTACGGCATAAATATTTATTTCGGCTGGGTCGAACAGCGACACAATCTGGTTATAGCACCTTATCTTTTTTACTTATGGCTGGGTGTTTGGTTATCACGCCGACAGGATGTACTAGATTATCTGCAACGACTACCGAATCGCTGGCTAATAGGTGCTGTTCTCCTCTCCCTAGGTTTAGCCATATCTGAAAGCCGTTATTTATGGTCACCAGACACTATTAGCCCCTTTAATTCATTACGACTCTCGAATCAGCTATTTTCTGTCCTGGTGTTTGTGCTCCTCTTACGAAATGATTTCTCAAATCGGTTAACCTGGATCAACCCCCGAACCGAATCATTCGGCATATATCTGTATCACTTATACTTTGTACAGATAGCTAACGCAATCTTTATCTCATTAAATATTCTGACCTATTCTGTTAATCTTTCCGGCTTGCAATTAGCTGCCGTGACATTAATTAGATTTTTTGTTATTTATAGTTCTACGCTATTATTTGTTAAACTGATTAACAAAACCCGATTTAAGTGGCTATTCGGCAACTAA
- a CDS encoding efflux RND transporter permease subunit, with protein MSITEIAIKRPLLVTTIFTVLVLFGFLSYKQLSYNLLPKFEANVISVATVYRGASADEVETNVTKRIEDALSSLEGLDRINSTSQEGASIVIVQLKNGIDVNLAQQDAQRKVDQIVNLLPDEADKPTLNKFSTDELPVLRMGLTANLSPTKLYDLMDDKIKPQLSNVPGVGQISIIGGSEREIQVNVNPEKLRAYGLSIGQVSQAINAANASYPAGQLQTQENQYSIRFDATVATTNRLRSLIIARRTDGGQVLLQDVAEVVDGTAEATALNHINARPSIGVQVQKQSDANAVDVSQLVRERITTIEKQYANIGLKFNIASDQSTYTLASAEAVVDDLFLAVLIVSVVMLMFLHSVRSSLFVLVALPSSMIPTFILMYVFGFSLNLMTLMALSLVVGILVDDSIVVLENINRHMEMGKDKRTAALDGRNEIGFTALAITLVDIVVFVPLALTSGLIGNILREFALVVVFSTLMSLLVSFTLTPLLVSRFGKLEVLNPNTLWGKLNLGFEHFLDRLKEGYGRILTSALGHKRWVFIAVIVLFVGSIALVPGGFIGAAFMQQSDQGEFNVNIELAPTASIYQTNQVSQRVEQLLLKHPEVTNVFTNVGYTSSGIATSSNSNVADMTVKLVDKKARPMSTEEFGSQVKQEIAQIPGVRVTVSPISIAGGTQAPIQIAIKGTDLPSIRQAAAQVKKVVESVPGTQDVQYSVKDPKPEVSVRLNRERMSQLGISATDVGQALQIAFRGDDRSKFKQNGNEYDILVGLDKFDRSDAADISRLSFVNNQGRSFELSQFAQVEQQVGESVLQRIDRLSAISVNSQVVGRPSGSVGADIQAKMANVKLPEGISIQYLGQLQQQSDAFGSLGQALILGILLVYFIMVALYESVVYPFVVLFSIPVALIGALLALALSMQSLTVFSIVGMIMLLGLVAKNAILIVDFTNQLKAEGMPVVEALIEAGKERLRPILMTTLAMIVGMLPIALASGAGAEVKNGMAWVIIGGLSSSLVLTLLVVPAVYLVVDRIIARFTGKKTEPKKPQELTVAKAIN; from the coding sequence ATGTCCATTACAGAAATAGCCATAAAACGACCCCTACTGGTGACGACCATCTTCACCGTATTGGTTCTGTTCGGCTTTCTAAGCTACAAGCAGTTGTCATACAACCTGCTGCCCAAGTTTGAAGCCAATGTAATTAGTGTTGCAACGGTATACCGGGGAGCCTCGGCCGATGAGGTGGAAACCAACGTAACCAAACGCATCGAAGATGCTCTCTCGTCGCTGGAAGGACTGGACCGGATCAACTCCACCTCGCAGGAAGGGGCGTCGATTGTAATCGTTCAGTTGAAAAACGGCATCGACGTAAACCTCGCTCAACAGGACGCTCAGCGGAAAGTAGACCAGATCGTAAACCTATTGCCAGACGAAGCCGATAAGCCAACGCTTAACAAGTTCTCGACCGACGAATTGCCGGTATTGCGGATGGGCTTAACGGCGAACCTCTCGCCTACCAAGTTGTACGACCTGATGGACGACAAGATCAAACCGCAACTGTCGAACGTGCCGGGTGTGGGTCAGATCAGTATCATTGGCGGCTCCGAACGGGAGATTCAGGTGAACGTGAACCCGGAAAAATTACGGGCTTACGGCTTGTCTATTGGGCAGGTGTCGCAGGCCATTAATGCGGCTAACGCGAGCTACCCGGCTGGTCAGTTGCAAACGCAGGAAAACCAGTATTCCATTCGATTCGATGCGACAGTAGCCACCACCAACCGGCTTCGAAGCCTGATTATTGCCCGCCGGACCGATGGCGGTCAGGTACTGTTGCAGGACGTGGCCGAAGTGGTCGACGGTACTGCCGAAGCGACAGCACTTAACCACATAAACGCCCGCCCATCTATTGGGGTACAGGTGCAGAAACAGTCCGATGCCAACGCAGTCGATGTGAGCCAGTTGGTACGGGAGCGGATTACCACGATTGAAAAACAGTACGCCAACATTGGTCTGAAATTCAACATTGCCTCCGACCAGTCGACTTACACGCTGGCCTCGGCCGAAGCCGTTGTTGACGACTTGTTTCTGGCCGTGTTGATCGTGTCGGTTGTTATGCTCATGTTCCTGCACAGTGTTCGTTCGTCGTTATTCGTGTTGGTGGCACTGCCATCGTCCATGATTCCGACCTTCATTCTAATGTATGTGTTTGGCTTCTCGCTGAACCTGATGACGTTGATGGCCCTGTCACTGGTGGTGGGTATTCTGGTTGATGACTCCATTGTTGTACTGGAAAATATTAACCGGCACATGGAGATGGGCAAGGACAAACGGACAGCCGCGCTTGACGGTCGGAATGAGATCGGCTTTACGGCCCTTGCCATTACACTGGTCGACATTGTGGTGTTCGTGCCACTTGCCTTAACCTCGGGTCTGATCGGGAATATTCTGCGCGAATTTGCACTCGTCGTGGTTTTCTCGACCCTCATGAGCTTGCTCGTATCCTTCACGCTGACGCCCTTGCTGGTATCCCGTTTCGGTAAGCTGGAAGTACTAAACCCCAATACGCTCTGGGGCAAATTGAACCTTGGTTTCGAACACTTCCTGGATCGGTTGAAAGAGGGGTATGGCCGTATTCTGACATCAGCCTTGGGTCATAAGCGCTGGGTGTTCATCGCAGTCATTGTGTTATTTGTTGGCTCGATTGCGCTGGTTCCGGGTGGGTTTATCGGAGCCGCTTTCATGCAACAAAGTGATCAGGGCGAGTTCAACGTTAATATCGAACTGGCTCCCACAGCCTCCATTTACCAGACAAACCAAGTATCGCAACGAGTTGAACAACTCCTGTTAAAACACCCCGAAGTGACCAACGTTTTCACGAACGTAGGGTATACCAGCAGCGGCATTGCCACCTCGTCGAACAGTAACGTGGCCGATATGACCGTAAAACTGGTCGACAAAAAAGCCCGGCCTATGTCGACAGAAGAGTTTGGGAGTCAGGTGAAACAGGAGATTGCCCAGATTCCCGGCGTTCGGGTAACGGTTAGCCCTATTTCCATTGCCGGTGGTACGCAGGCGCCTATTCAGATTGCGATAAAAGGCACCGATCTACCGTCTATTCGGCAGGCGGCCGCGCAGGTGAAAAAAGTGGTTGAGTCGGTGCCGGGCACGCAGGATGTGCAGTATTCTGTAAAAGACCCCAAGCCCGAAGTAAGCGTCCGGCTGAATCGGGAGCGGATGTCGCAACTGGGTATCAGCGCTACTGATGTTGGACAGGCCCTGCAAATCGCCTTCCGGGGCGACGACCGCTCGAAATTCAAACAGAACGGAAACGAGTACGACATTCTGGTTGGGCTCGATAAATTCGATCGCTCGGATGCGGCCGATATCAGCCGACTGTCCTTTGTAAATAACCAGGGTCGTTCGTTTGAGTTGTCGCAGTTTGCGCAAGTTGAGCAGCAGGTGGGCGAAAGCGTACTGCAACGCATCGACCGTTTGTCAGCCATTTCGGTCAACTCGCAGGTAGTTGGTCGCCCATCGGGTTCGGTGGGTGCCGATATTCAGGCTAAGATGGCGAATGTAAAGCTTCCCGAAGGAATCTCCATTCAGTATCTCGGCCAGTTACAGCAACAGTCCGATGCCTTTGGCAGTTTAGGTCAAGCCCTTATTCTGGGTATTTTGCTGGTGTACTTCATCATGGTAGCCCTGTACGAAAGTGTTGTGTATCCATTCGTCGTGCTATTCTCCATTCCGGTAGCCCTGATTGGTGCCTTGCTGGCCCTCGCCCTGTCGATGCAAAGCCTGACGGTGTTTTCTATTGTGGGGATGATTATGCTGCTCGGTCTGGTAGCTAAAAACGCCATCCTGATCGTCGATTTCACCAACCAGCTAAAAGCAGAAGGTATGCCGGTGGTCGAAGCTCTGATCGAAGCTGGTAAAGAGCGGTTACGCCCTATCCTGATGACCACGCTGGCGATGATTGTGGGTATGCTGCCCATTGCGCTGGCAAGTGGTGCCGGTGCCGAAGTAAAAAACGGGATGGCCTGGGTAATTATTGGTGGCCTGAGCAGTTCGCTGGTATTGACGCTACTGGTCGTACCGGCTGTTTATCTGGTCGTCGACCGGATTATTGCCCGATTCACCGGCAAGAAGACCGAACCCAAAAAGCCGCAGGAACTGACTGTTGCCAAAGCGATTAATTAG
- a CDS encoding TetR/AcrR family transcriptional regulator, with product MKERIITEAGHLFNQLGVRTVRLEDVANQLGISKKTLYQHFVDKEALVRQVLETQLDENLREANAIHAQTANPIVSALLIWDRLIRYRQTTNPNMLRDIERHYPTVWRMFQTFRATYINIILVTNFREGIEQGLYRNDLDETALAWLWAEESQLEVPFEGAETAFKHHFVRGLLTQKGLALYESLAVKQTGTTN from the coding sequence GTGAAAGAACGAATTATTACTGAGGCAGGGCATTTATTTAATCAGTTGGGCGTGCGAACGGTGCGTCTGGAAGATGTTGCCAATCAATTGGGTATTTCCAAAAAGACACTCTATCAACATTTTGTGGATAAGGAAGCCCTTGTGAGGCAGGTTTTGGAAACGCAACTGGACGAAAACTTGCGCGAAGCCAACGCCATTCATGCTCAAACGGCAAATCCTATCGTAAGCGCCTTACTTATATGGGATCGTTTGATTCGCTATCGACAGACGACGAACCCGAATATGCTGCGTGATATTGAACGTCATTATCCAACCGTCTGGCGTATGTTTCAGACTTTTCGGGCAACATATATCAACATAATTCTGGTAACGAATTTTCGGGAAGGTATTGAGCAGGGATTGTATCGAAACGATCTGGACGAAACGGCTCTGGCCTGGTTATGGGCCGAAGAAAGCCAACTGGAAGTTCCATTCGAAGGCGCAGAAACTGCGTTCAAGCATCACTTCGTTCGCGGTTTGCTGACACAAAAGGGCTTAGCCCTGTATGAGTCGTTAGCTGTAAAACAGACCGGGACCACTAATTAG
- a CDS encoding MarR family winged helix-turn-helix transcriptional regulator has translation MITDSTSGVQQRIAAQMSQFVTFNINAVAHLMTRKTNRELAKLGYSLQFEQLPVLFVAHFWGSDLPSQQEIANQLQKDKSGIQRSIRTLERDGYLRVVADSADRRKNLIQLTPAGKLIIQKVMETAELFDQQLTSQLTPEEVQSLLSVLKKISTILDQ, from the coding sequence ATGATAACGGATAGCACATCAGGTGTACAGCAACGAATAGCCGCTCAGATGAGCCAATTCGTTACGTTTAATATAAATGCTGTAGCCCACCTCATGACTCGGAAAACGAACCGGGAGTTGGCGAAGCTGGGCTACTCGCTGCAGTTTGAGCAATTGCCGGTTTTGTTTGTAGCGCACTTCTGGGGGTCAGATTTACCTTCTCAACAGGAGATCGCCAACCAGTTACAGAAGGATAAATCGGGCATACAGCGCTCCATTCGCACATTGGAGCGAGATGGCTATCTGCGCGTAGTGGCCGATAGTGCCGATCGACGCAAAAACCTGATTCAGTTAACACCAGCGGGCAAGCTTATTATTCAAAAGGTTATGGAAACCGCTGAATTGTTCGATCAACAGTTGACCAGCCAGCTAACGCCCGAAGAGGTTCAGTCATTACTCAGTGTATTGAAAAAAATCTCAACCATTCTAGATCAATAG
- a CDS encoding ferritin-like domain-containing protein, with the protein MNLQSIFTELEKVDSEFFDRLDHVSRRGLFSTLSRKTVAVAAPAIMASALTKAYGQSSDLPQNVVDVLNFALLLEHLESDFYEIGTNVPGLIPDQDKPAFEYIRRHEELHVKLLKMVLGSKAIQKPAFDFSAKGAFPDTFTNFQTFAAVSQAFEDTGVRAYKGQAPNLMNAKPILETALRIHATEATHAARVRYLRGQKGWIPLASPSGLPQVAAGVYAGDDNVIQKGINLADLLAGQVPLEGITEAFDEPLTKEQVTAIVMPFIETPN; encoded by the coding sequence ATGAATCTCCAATCTATTTTTACTGAACTCGAAAAGGTTGACAGCGAATTCTTTGATCGGCTCGATCACGTGTCACGGCGAGGTTTGTTTAGTACGTTGTCCCGCAAAACGGTAGCCGTAGCGGCCCCCGCTATTATGGCATCGGCCTTGACGAAAGCTTATGGTCAAAGCAGCGACTTACCCCAAAATGTTGTCGATGTATTGAACTTCGCCTTGCTGCTGGAACACCTCGAATCCGATTTCTATGAAATTGGTACCAACGTACCCGGTCTGATTCCTGATCAGGACAAACCAGCATTTGAATACATCCGGCGCCATGAGGAGCTGCATGTCAAACTGCTGAAGATGGTATTGGGATCAAAGGCTATTCAAAAACCAGCGTTTGATTTCTCCGCTAAAGGTGCTTTTCCTGATACGTTTACTAATTTTCAAACATTTGCCGCAGTTTCGCAGGCGTTTGAAGACACAGGCGTTCGCGCTTACAAAGGTCAGGCTCCTAACCTGATGAACGCCAAACCAATTTTGGAAACGGCCTTGCGTATCCATGCTACAGAAGCAACCCATGCTGCCCGAGTTCGCTACCTGCGTGGTCAGAAAGGCTGGATACCCCTGGCGAGTCCATCGGGATTACCCCAGGTTGCTGCCGGTGTATATGCGGGTGACGACAATGTTATACAAAAAGGCATCAATCTGGCCGACCTTCTGGCAGGGCAGGTGCCTTTGGAAGGGATCACTGAAGCGTTCGATGAGCCACTAACGAAGGAGCAGGTGACGGCCATCGTTATGCCGTTTATCGAAACACCGAACTAA
- a CDS encoding TolC family protein yields the protein MTRKIALALVLLLTVSASIRAQTTPGFRLKDCVDYGLKNFGTTRIAEYQTENANQQARQALGQYLPQVTATGTSIDNLKLQQSIIPAGVFGPEPRVFIIGQKYQTTLTAQATQTLFDRSLLIGIKASKPNQQLAQLNTRQTREDIVYNIASNYYQVFVAQQQIALLRDNLQRTQQVLNILKLQRDNGVIQPVDYTRTEVNFNSTQSQLSLAENDLNLALNRLKYQMGFPADQVLTLSDSTLLTQLPTIDQSPFEARSLVSFQQAETNLMLQRLQLQRIKAGYIPTLSLTASYGTVNLGAQTFDKILTNFVGFGNVGLRLSIPIFDGLQRDAQVQQQRLTVLTQEEQQKLNVSAYRLQFNNAQSQIQRAQTNVKNDDLNVKLSQDVYNVTTLQYKQGTKSLTDLLNADTSYRQAQSNYINSLINLYQARLDLEQSQGSLLNFYNQL from the coding sequence ATGACACGTAAAATTGCACTTGCCCTGGTTTTGCTGCTGACAGTATCAGCCAGCATCCGGGCACAAACCACTCCCGGCTTTCGGCTGAAAGACTGTGTCGACTACGGTTTGAAAAATTTTGGCACTACCCGCATTGCGGAATATCAGACAGAAAACGCTAACCAACAGGCGCGTCAGGCGCTGGGGCAATACTTGCCTCAGGTAACGGCAACAGGTACATCTATCGACAACCTGAAGCTGCAACAGAGTATTATTCCTGCGGGTGTGTTTGGGCCGGAACCACGTGTATTCATCATTGGGCAGAAATATCAGACAACGCTGACGGCACAGGCTACGCAAACCCTGTTCGATCGTTCGTTACTGATCGGCATCAAGGCCAGCAAGCCAAATCAGCAGCTGGCGCAACTGAATACCCGCCAAACCCGCGAAGATATTGTTTACAACATCGCCAGCAACTATTATCAGGTGTTTGTGGCGCAACAACAGATTGCCTTGCTGCGTGACAACCTTCAGCGGACGCAACAGGTGCTGAACATCCTGAAATTACAGCGCGATAATGGGGTCATTCAGCCGGTCGATTATACGCGTACGGAAGTCAATTTCAACAGCACCCAGTCGCAGTTGAGTTTGGCCGAGAATGACCTGAACCTGGCCCTGAACCGACTCAAGTATCAGATGGGATTCCCCGCCGATCAGGTGTTGACTTTGTCCGATTCGACCCTGCTCACGCAGTTGCCTACTATCGACCAGTCACCATTTGAGGCCCGTAGTCTGGTTTCTTTCCAACAGGCCGAAACGAACCTGATGTTACAGCGGTTGCAATTACAGCGAATCAAGGCGGGTTATATTCCCACGCTCAGCCTGACCGCCAGTTATGGTACGGTGAATCTGGGAGCCCAGACTTTTGACAAGATACTTACCAACTTCGTTGGGTTCGGGAACGTTGGGTTGCGGTTGAGCATCCCCATTTTCGACGGTTTACAGCGCGATGCCCAGGTGCAGCAGCAACGGCTAACGGTATTGACACAGGAAGAACAGCAAAAACTGAACGTATCGGCTTATCGGCTTCAGTTCAACAACGCCCAGTCGCAGATTCAGCGCGCACAAACTAATGTTAAAAACGACGACCTGAATGTTAAACTATCGCAGGATGTCTATAACGTCACGACGCTTCAATATAAACAGGGGACCAAGTCATTGACCGATCTGCTCAATGCGGATACGTCTTACCGGCAGGCCCAGTCGAACTACATCAATTCATTGATCAACCTGTATCAGGCCCGGCTCGACCTGGAGCAATCGCAGGGTTCATTACTTAATTTTTACAACCAACTCTAA